The Akkermansia sp. N21116 genome includes a region encoding these proteins:
- the rplC gene encoding 50S ribosomal protein L3: MALGLIGKKVGMTRLFDQETGAMVPVTVIDVAGNTFAQRKTEDNDGYTAIQVAFSAQKESRLSRPVAGHYKKLGIQPSKLLKEFRVETSELPEEGAEHPGVNLFTDGQWVDVVGTSKGKGFQGVMRRHNFHGSPMTHGSMMHRRTGGVGGCSTPGRVWKGQKMPGQHGNFRRTVQNLKVVQIRPEDNVILVSGAVPGARGSYLVIRPAKKKQAK, encoded by the coding sequence ATGGCTCTAGGACTTATCGGTAAAAAGGTCGGTATGACCCGCCTCTTCGACCAGGAAACGGGCGCCATGGTTCCCGTGACCGTGATCGATGTGGCCGGCAATACCTTTGCCCAGCGCAAGACGGAAGACAACGATGGCTACACCGCCATTCAGGTTGCCTTCTCCGCCCAAAAAGAAAGCCGCCTTTCCCGCCCCGTTGCCGGACATTACAAGAAGCTCGGCATCCAGCCTTCGAAGCTTCTCAAGGAATTCCGCGTTGAAACTTCCGAACTTCCGGAAGAAGGCGCTGAACACCCCGGAGTGAATCTCTTCACGGACGGCCAGTGGGTCGACGTGGTTGGTACCTCCAAGGGTAAAGGCTTCCAGGGCGTTATGCGCCGTCACAACTTCCACGGTTCCCCGATGACGCACGGTTCCATGATGCACCGTCGTACAGGTGGCGTGGGTGGTTGCTCCACTCCCGGCCGCGTTTGGAAGGGACAGAAGATGCCCGGACAGCACGGCAATTTCCGTCGTACCGTTCAGAATTTGAAAGTCGTCCAGATTCGTCCGGAAGACAACGTCATTCTCGTTTCCGGTGCCGTACCCGGTGCACGCGGTTCCTACCTCGTCATCCGTCCGGCCAAGAAAAAGCAGGCTAAGTAA
- the rpsS gene encoding 30S ribosomal protein S19: MGRSLKKGPFVSQKLLAKIDAQIESGDRKPIKTWSRASMITPDFVGLTFLVHAGKSFATVYVTENMVGHKLGEFAPTRIFKAHGGIGKK; the protein is encoded by the coding sequence ATGGGACGTTCTCTTAAAAAAGGCCCCTTCGTCAGTCAGAAGCTTCTTGCCAAGATTGACGCTCAGATCGAAAGCGGCGACCGCAAGCCCATCAAGACGTGGAGCCGCGCATCCATGATTACGCCTGACTTCGTCGGCCTCACCTTCCTCGTCCACGCCGGCAAATCATTTGCCACCGTGTACGTCACGGAAAACATGGTCGGCCACAAGCTTGGTGAATTTGCCCCCACGCGTATCTTCAAGGCGCACGGCGGTATCGGCAAGAAGTAA
- the rplW gene encoding 50S ribosomal protein L23 → MKDIYQIIKKVRISEKATMLHEAAGEIVLEVQCDATKIEIKQAVEKAFGKKVASVRTANYDGKLKRKRRSDAGKTANWKKAYVSLADGETLDLV, encoded by the coding sequence ATGAAAGACATTTATCAAATCATTAAGAAGGTCCGCATCAGCGAAAAGGCGACCATGCTGCACGAAGCTGCCGGCGAAATCGTCCTTGAAGTCCAGTGCGACGCCACCAAGATCGAAATCAAGCAGGCTGTGGAAAAGGCTTTCGGCAAGAAAGTTGCTTCCGTTCGCACCGCCAACTACGATGGCAAGTTGAAGCGCAAGCGCCGCTCCGATGCCGGTAAGACCGCCAATTGGAAAAAGGCCTATGTGAGCCTTGCCGATGGTGAAACCCTTGATCTCGTGTAA
- the rpmC gene encoding 50S ribosomal protein L29, whose protein sequence is MSDKNSAKDLRAMSAQELSAHIRSLREESFNLRIQLSTGQLENNQRIRAVRKELARALTIQGESAAQ, encoded by the coding sequence ATGTCTGACAAGAATTCTGCCAAAGACCTTCGCGCCATGTCTGCCCAGGAGCTTTCCGCTCACATCCGCAGCCTTCGTGAAGAATCCTTCAATCTCCGTATCCAGCTCTCCACTGGTCAGCTGGAAAACAACCAGAGAATCCGCGCCGTCCGCAAGGAACTTGCTCGTGCCCTCACCATTCAGGGTGAATCCGCCGCTCAGTAA
- the rpsQ gene encoding 30S ribosomal protein S17 → MSEQTETAKKPGLRKTRVGVVISTKMDKTIVVEYVARVPHPKFKKIVKKSKKFYAHDEDSKAKVGDKVRIIETRPLSKLKRWQLVDIITH, encoded by the coding sequence ATGAGCGAACAAACTGAAACGGCTAAAAAGCCCGGACTTCGCAAGACGCGCGTCGGTGTTGTCATTTCCACCAAGATGGACAAGACCATCGTTGTGGAATACGTCGCCCGCGTTCCCCATCCCAAGTTCAAGAAGATCGTCAAGAAGAGCAAGAAGTTCTATGCTCACGACGAAGATAGTAAAGCCAAGGTTGGCGATAAGGTGCGTATCATTGAGACTCGCCCGCTTTCCAAGCTGAAGCGCTGGCAGCTCGTGGACATCATCACGCACTAA
- the rplN gene encoding 50S ribosomal protein L14, with product MIQMETVLQVADNTGARSAKMIGVLGKRTRQARIGDIITAHIRESIPTAAVKKGSVVRAVVVRTAAPIRRDDGSVLRFDGNAIVIIDKDNNPRGTRIFGPVARELREKQFMKIVSLAPEVL from the coding sequence ATGATCCAGATGGAAACAGTTCTTCAGGTGGCCGATAACACGGGCGCCCGTTCCGCCAAAATGATTGGCGTTCTCGGCAAGCGTACCCGCCAGGCCCGCATCGGAGACATTATTACGGCTCACATCCGCGAATCCATTCCCACGGCTGCCGTGAAGAAGGGTTCCGTTGTACGTGCCGTCGTCGTCCGCACTGCAGCCCCGATCCGTCGTGACGACGGTTCCGTGCTTCGCTTTGATGGTAACGCGATCGTTATCATTGATAAGGACAACAACCCGCGCGGTACCCGTATTTTTGGACCGGTCGCTCGTGAACTCCGCGAAAAGCAGTTCATGAAGATCGTATCCCTTGCCCCCGAAGTTCTCTAA
- the rplB gene encoding 50S ribosomal protein L2, with protein sequence MSLKSFKPVTPSNRYKVWSSFDEITKTTPEKSLCTPLKKSGGRNNNGRITTRHIGGGHKRKYRLVDFKRSKCDVPATVLAIEYDPNRSCRIALIQYTDGVKSYILAPVGLQVGATVQSGKTVAPKVGNAMPLKNVPLGTAVHNIEVRPGTGGKVARAAGQQAIVSNREAGYALVKMPSGEIRRFNDDCYCTIGQVGNTQHMNEMSGKAGRTRWLGVRPTVRGMCMNPVDHPNGGGEGKSKSGGGRQHLKSPWGHVKGQKTRRLRKPSDVSIVQRRNAK encoded by the coding sequence ATGTCCCTCAAGTCATTCAAGCCTGTCACCCCCTCCAACCGATACAAGGTTTGGTCCTCCTTCGATGAGATTACGAAGACCACTCCTGAAAAGAGCCTTTGCACGCCCCTGAAAAAGTCCGGCGGTCGTAACAACAATGGCCGTATCACAACCCGTCACATTGGTGGCGGCCACAAGCGCAAGTATCGCCTTGTCGACTTCAAGCGCAGCAAGTGCGACGTTCCTGCAACGGTGCTCGCGATCGAATATGATCCGAATCGTTCCTGCCGAATCGCCCTCATTCAGTACACCGACGGTGTCAAGTCCTACATTCTGGCTCCGGTCGGTCTGCAAGTTGGCGCTACGGTTCAGAGCGGTAAGACTGTCGCCCCCAAGGTCGGCAACGCCATGCCCCTGAAAAACGTGCCCCTGGGTACCGCGGTGCACAACATCGAAGTTCGTCCGGGAACGGGCGGCAAGGTGGCTCGTGCTGCCGGTCAGCAGGCTATCGTCTCCAACCGTGAAGCCGGTTATGCCCTGGTCAAGATGCCCTCCGGAGAAATCCGTCGTTTCAACGATGACTGCTACTGCACGATCGGCCAGGTCGGCAATACCCAACACATGAATGAAATGTCCGGTAAAGCCGGCCGTACCCGCTGGCTCGGCGTTCGTCCGACCGTCCGCGGCATGTGTATGAACCCTGTCGACCACCCGAACGGTGGTGGTGAAGGTAAGTCCAAGTCCGGTGGTGGCCGTCAGCACCTCAAGTCCCCGTGGGGACATGTCAAGGGCCAGAAAACCCGCCGCCTGCGCAAGCCAAGCGATGTTTCCATCGTTCAGCGCCGCAATGCCAAGTAA
- the rplP gene encoding 50S ribosomal protein L16, with the protein MPLMPKRVKHRKMHRGSRSGNATSGTTVAFGDFGLQTLDRGWITNNQIEACRIAINRYLKRKGKVFIRIFPQKSFTSRPPDTRMGKGKGAVEGWVAVVRPGNILFEVGGVSESQAREAIRLASNKLGVRTRFVTRPGTHIG; encoded by the coding sequence ATGCCCTTAATGCCCAAAAGAGTGAAGCACCGCAAAATGCATCGCGGTAGCCGTTCCGGTAACGCCACGAGCGGTACGACGGTTGCTTTCGGTGATTTCGGTCTTCAAACACTTGACCGTGGCTGGATCACCAACAACCAGATTGAAGCCTGCCGTATTGCCATCAACCGTTATCTCAAGCGTAAAGGTAAAGTTTTCATCCGCATTTTCCCGCAGAAGTCCTTTACGTCCCGTCCCCCGGATACCCGTATGGGTAAAGGTAAGGGTGCCGTTGAAGGCTGGGTGGCCGTTGTCCGCCCCGGCAACATCCTGTTTGAAGTAGGTGGCGTTTCCGAGTCCCAGGCCCGTGAAGCTATTCGTTTGGCTTCCAACAAGCTTGGCGTCAGAACCCGCTTCGTCACTCGTCCGGGTACCCACATCGGCTAA
- a CDS encoding DNA mismatch repair protein MutT yields MTQSPPHNPHVSTDCVLFGFDGSRLHVILIEKTNLPTGITVTRKHKLPGRLIFTGEDPDDAASDILESYTGITRQKLKQFHTFGSPSRMANEEDLKWIRYDSGMDIDMVITVAYMATIRISTKLRQLSSTYLAKWYPIDELPELAFDNGLIITTALGTLREQLTSAPDNLFKLLSPKFTIQELRCLHETILGKKLDIRNFHKKVMSTPYIVPLDEWETNVTHRAARYYHFDKRKYNSCFR; encoded by the coding sequence ATGACCCAATCCCCCCCACACAACCCTCACGTCTCCACAGACTGCGTTCTATTTGGTTTCGATGGATCGCGCCTCCATGTCATCCTGATTGAAAAAACCAATCTACCGACCGGAATCACCGTCACCAGAAAGCATAAACTTCCAGGTCGATTGATTTTCACAGGCGAGGACCCGGACGATGCTGCCAGTGATATCCTTGAATCCTACACGGGCATTACCCGCCAAAAGCTCAAACAATTCCATACTTTCGGTTCTCCGTCCCGCATGGCCAACGAAGAAGATCTCAAATGGATCCGCTATGATTCGGGTATGGATATAGACATGGTCATCACCGTTGCCTACATGGCAACGATCCGCATTTCCACCAAATTGCGCCAGCTTTCATCGACCTATCTTGCCAAATGGTATCCCATCGACGAACTGCCCGAACTGGCATTCGACAACGGCCTGATCATCACCACGGCCCTGGGGACTTTGAGGGAACAGCTCACAAGCGCTCCGGACAACCTCTTCAAACTCCTGTCTCCCAAATTCACCATTCAGGAACTGCGTTGCCTCCACGAAACTATCCTTGGGAAAAAGCTCGATATCCGCAACTTCCACAAAAAAGTCATGAGTACGCCCTACATCGTCCCTCTGGACGAATGGGAAACCAATGTCACCCACAGGGCTGCGCGCTACTACCACTTCGACAAGCGGAAATATAACTCCTGTTTCAGATAA
- the rpsC gene encoding 30S ribosomal protein S3 codes for MGQKVNPIGFRLAVNKDWRSKWYATGQDFAKKLHEDLKMRDYIKNRLMTAAVSSIVIERAWNSVRITVHTARPGLVIGRKGEEIEKMRQDLQTICGTTTQVNIDIVEIRTPETDAQLVAENVAVQLERRVSFRRAMKRAVQIAMERGADGIRIRCAGRLGGADIARAEWYREGKVPLQTLRVPIDYGFAEANTVYGKIGVKCWVNKRPEEQGQQSQSNRPQGPRGPRRAPRS; via the coding sequence ATGGGACAGAAAGTAAATCCGATCGGGTTCCGTCTCGCCGTGAATAAGGACTGGCGCTCCAAGTGGTATGCTACCGGGCAGGACTTTGCCAAGAAGCTCCACGAAGACCTTAAGATGCGCGATTACATCAAGAATCGCCTCATGACCGCCGCCGTTTCCAGCATCGTGATCGAACGTGCATGGAACAGCGTCCGCATCACCGTCCACACCGCACGCCCCGGTCTTGTCATTGGCCGCAAGGGTGAAGAAATCGAAAAGATGCGTCAGGATCTCCAGACCATCTGTGGTACGACCACCCAGGTCAACATCGACATCGTCGAAATCCGTACGCCTGAAACAGACGCTCAGCTCGTCGCAGAAAACGTTGCCGTTCAACTTGAACGCCGCGTCTCTTTCCGCCGCGCCATGAAGCGTGCCGTTCAGATCGCTATGGAACGCGGAGCCGATGGTATCCGTATCCGTTGCGCAGGTCGTCTCGGTGGCGCCGATATCGCCCGTGCCGAATGGTACCGCGAAGGCAAAGTGCCGCTTCAGACGCTTCGTGTGCCGATCGACTATGGTTTCGCCGAAGCCAATACGGTGTACGGTAAGATCGGTGTGAAATGCTGGGTCAACAAGCGCCCGGAAGAACAGGGACAACAGTCGCAGAGCAATCGCCCGCAAGGCCCCCGTGGTCCGCGTCGCGCCCCCCGCTCCTGA
- the rplV gene encoding 50S ribosomal protein L22, whose protein sequence is MEVKAVYKYARISAKKMRDVAREIQGLSVSQATDILTYTPKKGAYLLNKTLKSAVANAENNNELSADELVIKSVTVDEGPMMRRTMPRARGSANMIQKRMSHITVVLASTKD, encoded by the coding sequence ATGGAAGTGAAAGCTGTTTATAAATACGCACGCATCTCCGCAAAAAAAATGCGTGATGTGGCTCGCGAAATCCAGGGCTTGAGCGTTTCTCAGGCTACTGACATTCTTACCTACACCCCCAAGAAGGGAGCTTATCTCCTGAACAAGACGTTGAAGTCCGCCGTTGCCAACGCGGAAAACAACAACGAACTCTCCGCTGACGAACTCGTTATCAAGTCCGTCACTGTCGATGAAGGCCCCATGATGCGTCGCACCATGCCCCGCGCCCGAGGATCCGCCAATATGATCCAGAAGCGCATGTCCCACATCACCGTCGTCCTTGCCAGCACAAAGGACTAA
- the rplD gene encoding 50S ribosomal protein L4: MSANTFTLEAAAAANIQVVGSDKGSQAVHDLIVAYQANRRTGSANTKTRGEVSGSNKKIFRQKGTGNARHGDKRAPIMVGGGVVFGPRPCDYTKKVNKTTRRLALRRVLGDIISAGAVSVVPSFSIEDGKTKSFVSAVKALTDSDKVLIVAASFDEKTYLAGRNVQEVLLMTAAEVNIEQLMNAKAVIFVESALETLASRTA; encoded by the coding sequence ATGTCAGCCAATACTTTTACACTCGAAGCCGCCGCCGCCGCCAACATTCAAGTTGTCGGTAGCGACAAAGGCTCCCAGGCCGTGCACGATCTGATCGTTGCCTACCAGGCCAACCGCCGTACGGGTTCCGCCAACACCAAAACCCGCGGTGAAGTGAGCGGCAGCAACAAGAAGATCTTCCGCCAGAAGGGCACAGGTAATGCCCGTCACGGCGACAAGCGCGCCCCCATCATGGTTGGTGGTGGTGTGGTCTTCGGTCCCCGCCCCTGCGACTACACCAAGAAGGTCAACAAGACGACCCGTCGTCTGGCTCTTCGCCGCGTCCTCGGCGACATTATCTCCGCCGGCGCTGTGAGCGTGGTGCCCTCCTTCTCCATTGAAGATGGCAAAACCAAGAGCTTTGTTTCCGCCGTCAAGGCTTTGACGGATTCCGACAAGGTTCTTATCGTCGCCGCTTCATTCGATGAAAAGACCTACCTTGCCGGTCGTAACGTGCAGGAAGTCCTCCTCATGACGGCCGCCGAAGTCAATATCGAACAACTCATGAACGCCAAGGCTGTCATCTTTGTTGAAAGCGCTTTGGAAACCCTCGCAAGCCGCACCGCCTAA